A genomic stretch from Puntigrus tetrazona isolate hp1 chromosome 6, ASM1883169v1, whole genome shotgun sequence includes:
- the dock9b gene encoding dedicator of cytokinesis protein 9 isoform X2: protein MFLGPGAMGCTASVILFEGLRRVLHRNCGYVCKPELEAEEPEEEEDTLSRRESLAITPPAAASSVKPKVIEPLDYESVLVQRKTQILSDVLRDMLQFPVDDFQISTLKRQGRTLYSSVPDGAEKRACSLLVQECIKTYNSDWHVVNYKYEDYSADFRQLPNKVSRPEKLASHVFEVDEDADKEEDAASLGSQRGGVSKHGWLYKANMNSAISVTMRSFKRRYFHLTQLGDGSYNLNFYKDEKISKEPKGTIFLDSCMGVIQNSKVRRFAFELKMQDKSTYLLAADSEGEMEDWISTLNKILHSSFELAMQERRNGELHDDDELGKTDISPGNFQDSFQSARDIETKMRSETRLKLFTLDPDTQRLDLSGIEPDVKQFEEKFGKRVLVSCNDLSFNLQSCVAENEEGPTTNVEPFFVVLSLFDVQNSRKISADFHVDLNHPLVRSMIPSPSMQINGGVDTPHGETLLSELPEGMLQYPKKGVFSVTCPHPDIFLIARIEKVLQGGITHCAEPYMKSSDSSKVAQKVLKNAKMACSRLGQYRMPFAWAARPVFKDASGTLDKSARFSALYRQDSNKLSEEDLFKLLADFRKPEKMAKLPVILGNLDVTIDNVPPDVANCVTPSYIPVRPFESDGPSDGVLLEVEEFVPCIAKCSQPFTTYNNHLYVYPKHLKYDSQKSFAKARNIAVCVEFKESDEEDAQPLKCICGRPGGALFTKHAYAAVLHHQQNPEFYDEIKIELPTQLHEKHHLLFTFYHISCDSSTKKRDIVETPVGSAWLPLLKDGRVVMSEQHISVASNLPNGYLSCQEGVSKHSSPEMKWVDGGRPLFKVSTHLVSTIYTQDQHLHNFFHHFQSMQSGATRPTEGELVKYLKSLHAMEGHVMINFLPTILNQLVHVLTSASNEDVAVNTTRVMVHIVAQCHEEGLEHYLRSYVKYVFKTQSYSTNNSKTVHEELAKAMTSILKPSTDFLTSNKLLKYSWYFFEALVKSMAQYLMESGKVKLSRNQRFTASFHHAVETLVNMLMPHITQKYKDNLDAARNANHSLAVFIKRCFTFMDRGFVFKQINNYISCFVPGDPKTLYEFKFEFLRVVCNHEHYVPLNLPMPFGKGRIQRFQAFLCHIKENHARRVDLQLDYSLTDDFCRNHFLVGLLLREVCGALQEFGEVRQIAVQVLKSLMIKHTFDDRYASKSQQARLATLYLPLFGLLQENVHRLNVRDMSNFNTNQNGRDEHLASISTVTPQKPVGNLDNSLHKDVFGVISGTASPHTSTPNIGSVRHADSRGSLVSTDSGNSIPEKANEKTSSLDKTQSASALGSSMLRCDKLDREEIKNLLMCFLHVLKSMSEDALFTYWNKATTSELMDFFTLVEVCLHQFRYMGKRFIASQDGVGFMAPDRKSLTLPVSRNRGGVMHTRLHQLGSLENAHTFNHTYCHGDADAFLLEANVSTEVCLTVLDTLSVFIMGFKTQLCADLGHNPLMKKVFQVHLCFLQIPQSETALKQVFTSLRTFIYKFPCTFFDGRADMCACLCYEILKCCNSKLSSIRSDAAHLLYFLMKSNFEYNGRKSFVRTHLQVVIAVSQLIADVIGIGGTRFQQSLSIINNCANSDKTVKHTAFPSDVKDLTKRIRTVLMATEQMKEHEKDPEMLVDLQYSLAKSYTSTPELRKTWLDSMAKIHVKNGDLSEAAMCYVHVAALVSEYLKRKGMFRQGCSAFRVITPNIDEEAAMMEDVGMQDVHFNEEVLMELLEACADGLWKAERYELISDIYKLIIPIYEQRRDFEKLAHLYDTLHRAYTKVMEVMHSGKRLLGTFFRVAFFGQAAGFFEDEDGKEYIYKEPKFTPLSEISQRLLKLYSDKFGQENVKMIQDSGRVNPKDLEAKFAYIQVTHVTPYLEEKELEERKTDFERSHNIRRFVFETPFTESGKRHGGVEEQCKRRTVLTSTHCFPYVKKRIAVMYQHHTDLSPIEVAIDEMSGKVAELRALCATSEVDMIRLQLKLQGSISVQVNAGPLAYARAFLDDACAKKYPDNKVKQLKEVFRQFVEACGQALAVNERLIKEDQQEYHDEMKASYKDLARELSHIMHEQISAVEGGTKSSLSDSLHIFNAISGTPSGTTLHGIPSSASSV, encoded by the exons TAAAGTTTCTCGGCCAGAGAAATTAGCTAGTCACGTATTTGAGGTGGACGAAGATGCAGATAAGGAGGAG GATGCCGCCTCATTGGGCTCTCAAAGAGGGGGCGTGTCCAAACATGGCTGGCTGTATAAAGCAAACATGAACAGTGCCATCAGTGTTACCATGAGG TCTTTTAAGAGAAGGTATTTCCATTTGACCCAGCTGGGAGATGGATCATACAACTTGAACTTCTACAAAGATGAGAAAATATCTAAAGAACCCAAGGGAACCATCTTCTTGGACTCCTGCATGGGTGTCATTCAG AACAGTAAGGTGCGTCGTTTCGCGTTTGAGCTGAAGATGCAGGACAAGAGCACGTATCTTTTGGCGGCAGACAGCGAAGGAGAGATGGAGGACTGGATCAGCACCCTCAACAAGATCCTCCACAGCAGCTTTGAGCTTGCCATGCAGGAGAGGAGGAACGGAGAACTGCACGatg ATGATGAGCTGGGGAAGACAGACATCTCGCCGGGGAATTTTCAGGACAGTTTCCAG aGTGCGAGAGACATTGAGACCAAGATGAGGAGTGAAACTCGTCTGAAACTCTTTACTCTGGACCCTGACACACAG AGACTCGATTTGTCTGGCATTGAACCTGATGTAAAGCAGTTTGAAGAGAAGTTCGGGAAGAGAGTTTTGGTCAGCTGCAATGATTTGTCCTTCAACCTTCAAAGCTGTGTTGCAGAAAATGAAGAGGGACCTACTACTAAT GTGGAGCCCTTCTTCGTGGTGCTTTCGCTGTTTGATGTGCAGAACAGCCGAAAAATATCTGCAGATTTTCATGTGGATCTAAATCACCCACTGGTCCGCTCTATGATCCCATCACCCAGCATGCAGATAAATGGAGGGGTGGACACACCTCACGGAGAAACCCTGCTTAGTGAGCTGCCGGAGGGGATGCTGCAGTACCCCAAAAAA GGTGTCTTCTCTGTGACGTGTCCTCACCCTGACATCTTCCTGATTGCCCGAATCGAGAAAGTTCTGCAGGGAGGCATCACTCACTGCGCTGAACCCTACATGAAGAGCTCCGACTCCAGCAAG GTTGCTCAGAAGGTTTTGAAGAATGCCAAGATGGCCTGCAGCAGACTGGGCCAGTACAGGATGCCTTTCGCATGGGCTGCCCG GCCTGTGTTTAAAGATGCCTCAGggactttggataaaagcgctCGCTTCTCCGCACTGTACCGACAAGACAGTAATAAACTCTCAGAAGAGGATCTTTTCAAACTGCTGGCGGATTTTAGGAA ACCTGAGAAGATGGCTAAACTGCCTGTCATCTTGGGTAACCTAGACGTTACCATTGATAATGTCCCTCCTGATGTTGCTA ATTGTGTCACTCCATCCTACATCCCAGTGAGGCCTTTTGAGAGTGACGGGCCGAGCGACGGTGTTCTGTTGGAGGTGGAGGAGTTTGTTCCCTGTATCGCCAAGTGCTCTCAGCCTTTCACCACCTACAACAATCATCTCTATGTCTATCCCAAACACCTCAAATATGACAGCCAGAAATCTTTTGCCAAG GCAAGGAACATCGCAGTGTGTGTGGAATTTAAAGAGTCAGATGAAGAAGATGCCCAACCTCTGAAG TGTATCTGTGGTCGTCCAGGAGGTGCTCTCTTCACCAAACATGCCTATGCAGCTGTACTTCACCACCAGCAGAACCCAGAGTTTTATGATGAG ATAAAAATCGAGTTGCCCACACAACTACATGAAAAACATCACCTGCTCTTCACTTTTTACCACATCAGCTGTGACAGTAGCACGAAGAAGCGGGACATAGTGGAAACCCCAG TGGGCTCTGCCTGGCTCCCTCTGCTTAAAGATGGTCGTGTTGTAATGAGTGAACAGCACATCTCAGTGGCATCCAACCTACCAAATGGTTACCTCAGCTGTCAGGAGGGTGTAAGCAAG CACTCCAGTCCTGAGATGAAGTGGGTGGATGGAGGACGTCCTCTTTTTAAAGTGTCTACCCATCTGGTCTCTACCATCTACACTCag GATCAGCACCTGCACAATTTTTTCCATCATTTCCAGAGTATGCAGTCTGGTGCCACCCGTCCAACCGAGGGTGAGCTTGTCAAATACCTCAAG AGTCTTCATGCTATGGAAGGTCATGTTATGATCAACTTCCTGCCGACTATTTTAAACCAGCTGGTTCATGTTCTGACCAGCGCCAGTAATGAGGATGTTGCTGTAAACACCACCAG GGTCATGGTTCACATTGTTGCTCAGTGCCACGAAGAGGGCCTAGAACACTATTTAAGGTCCTATGTGAAG TACGTGTTTAAAACACAGTCCTATTCAACCAATAACAGTAAGACAGTCCATGAGGAACTGGCCAAAGCCATGACATCAATTTTAAAGCCTTCAACCGACTTCCTAACCAGCAACAAGCTGCTAAag TATTCGTGGTATTTTTTTGAAGCCCTGGTGAAGTCAATGGCACAGTACCTGATGGAAAGTGGCAAGGTCAAG CTGTCCAGGAACCAACGATTCACGGCTTCGTTCCACCATGCTGTGGAGACGCTGGTGAACATGCTGATGCCCCACATCACACAGAAGTATAAGGACAATCTGGACGCTGCCCGCAATGCCAATCATAGCCTGGCCGTCTTCATAAAG CGCTGTTTTACCTTTATGGATCGAGGATTTGTCTTCAAGCAGATAAACAACTACATCTCTTGTTTTGTACCTGGAGATCCCAAG ACGCTGTATGAGTTTAAGTTTGAGTTTCTGCGGGTGGTGTGTAATCATGAACACTATGTCCCCCTCAATCTGCCCATGCCTTTCGGGAAGGGTCGCATTCAGAGGTTTCAAG CTTTTCTGTGTCACATTAAGGAGAATCATGCAAGAAGAGTAG ATCTACAGTTGGACTATTCACTGACTGATGATTTCTGCAGGAATCACTTCCTAGTGGGCTTGTTATTGAGGGAGGTGTGTGGGGCCCTTCAGGAGTTTGGGGAAGTCCGTCAGATTGCCGTTCAGGTTCTCAAGAGTCTGATGATCAAACACACATTCGACGATCGCTATGCCTCAAAG AGTCAGCAGGCAAGGTTGGCGACGCTCTACCTGCCCTTGTTTGGGTTGCTGCAGGAAAACGTTCACAGGCTGAATGTGAGAGACATGTCTAATTTTAACACCAACCAG AATGGGCGAGATGAACATCTTGCCAGCATCTCTACAGTAACTCCTCAAAAGCCTGTTGGCAACCTTGACAACAGCCTTCATAAAGACGTATTTGGGGTCATCTCAGGAACTG CCTCTCCTCACACCTCTACGCCTAACATCGGCTCTGTGCGTCATGCTGACTCTCGAGGTTCTCTGGTCAGCACAGACTCAGGAAACAGCATCCCTGAGAAGGCCAATGAGAAGACCAGCTCCCTCGATAAG ACCCAATCAGCCTCTGCTCTGGGTAGCTCTATGCTGCGCTGTGATAAACTGGACAGAGAAGAAATCAAAAACCTGCTCATGTGTTTCCTTCATGTCTTAAAAAGCATGTCTGAAG ATGCCTTATTTACATACTGGAACAAAGCCACAACCTCTGAGCTgatggactttttcactttAGTAGA AGTGTGTCTGCATCAGTTCAGGTATATGGGAAAGAGATTCATCGCCag CCAGGATGGGGTGGGGTTTATGGCTCCGGACAGGAAGTCGTTGACTCTTCCTGTGTCTCGTAACAGAGGGGGCGTCATGCACACACGCTTACACCAGCTGGGCAGCCTGGAGAACGCACACACTTTCAACCACA CATATTGCCATGGTGATGCTGACGCGTTTCTCCTGGAGGCTAATGTCTCAACGGAGGTGTGCTTGACTGTGCTGGACACACTCAGTGTCTTCATTATGGGCTTTAAG ACACAGCTGTGTGCAGATTTGGGTCACAACCCACTGATGAAGAAGGTTTTCCAGGTGCACCTCTGTTTCCTTCAGATCCCTCAGTCAGAGACGGCACTGAAGCAGGTCTTCACCTCCCTACGTACCTTCATTTACAAG TTTCCCTGTACATTTTTTGACGGACGAGCGGATATGTGTGCCTGTTTGTGCTATGAGATCCTGAAATGCTGTAATTCCAAACTGAGCTCCATACGCAGTGATGCTGCCCACCTTCTTTATTTCCTCATGAAGAGCAACTTTGAGTACAATGGCAGGAAGTCCTTTGTCCGCACACACCTGCAG gTGGTGATTGCAGTGAGTCAGCTGATCGCTGATGTCATTGGGATCGGAGGGACACGGTTCCAGCAGTCACTGTCCATCATTAATAACTGTGCCAACAGTGATAAAACTGTAAAG CACACTGCTTTTCCCTCGGATGTGAAAGATCTGACCAAGCGAATCCGGACAGTACTGATGGCCACTGAGCAGATGAAGGAACATGAAAAAGACCCAGAGATGCTGGTGGACCTGCAGTACAGCCTGGCCAAATCTTACACCAGCACCCCTGAGCTGCGCAAAACCTGGCTGGATAGTATGGCTAAAATTCATGTGAAGAATGGAGATCTGTCTGAG gcAGCAATGTGTTATGTGCATGTGGCAGCGCTTGTGTCCGAGTACCTGAAAAGGAAAG GAATGTTCCGGCAGGGGTGCTCAGCATTTCGCGTGATCACACCCAACATTGATGAGGAGGCGGCCATGATGGAGGATGTGGGCATGCAGGATGTTCACTTCAATGAG GAGGTGCTGATGGAGTTGCTGGAAGCTTGTGCTGATGGTTTATGGAAAGCTGAACGTTATGAACTTATTTCAGATATCTACAAACTCATCATTCCAATTTACGAACAGCGCAGAGATTTTGAG AAACTGGCCCACCTGTATGACACATTACATCGAGCTTACACTAAAGTGATGGAAGTGATGCATTCTGGGAAGAGGCTACTTGGGACCTTCTTTAGAGTGGCATTTTTCGGACAG GCTGCG ggtttCTTCGAAGACGAGGACGGAAAGGAGTATATCTATAAGGAACCAAAATTCACTCCTCTCTCAGAAATCTCCCAGCGTCTCCTCAAACTTTACTCGGACAAATTTGGtcaagaaaatgtcaaaatgatccAGGACTCTGGCAGG GTCAACCCTAAAGATCTGGAGGCAAAGTTTGCATATATACAAGTGACACACGTGACGCCGTATCTAGAGGAAAAGGAGCTGGAAGAGAGGAAGACTGACTTTGAGAGGAGCCACAACATTCGGCGCTTTGTGTTTGAGACGCCATTTACAGAGTCAGGAAAGAGACATGGTGGGGTTGAGGAACAGTGCAAACGGAGGACGGTGCTCACCA GCACACACTGTTTCCCGTATGTAAAGAAGCGCATAGCAGTGATGTATCAGCACCACACAGACCTGAGTCCCATCGAGGTGGCCATAGATGAGATGAGCGGGAAGGTGGCAGAACTCAGAGCCCTTTGCGCAACCAGTGAGGTCGACATGATCCGCCTGCAACTTAAGCTGCAGGGAAGCATTAGTGTAcag GTCAACGCTGGGCCACTTGCATATGCCAGAGCTTTCCTTGATGACGCCTGCGCCAAAAAATACCCAGATAACAAAGTCAAACAGCTTAAAGAGGTCTTCAG GCAGTTTGTTGAGGCATGTGGACAGGCTCTAGCTGTGAACGAAAGGTTGATCAAGGAGGACCAACAGGAATATCACGATGAGATGAAGGCCAGTTACAAGGACCTAGCCAGAGAGCTTTCGCACATCATGCATGAACAG ATCTCCGCTGTGGAGGGCGGAACCAAGAGCTCTCTTTCTGATTCGCTGCATATTTTCAATGCCATCAGTGGCACGCCCAGCGGCACCACCCTGCATGGCATACCTAGCTCCGCCTCCTCCGTCTGA